One Torulaspora globosa chromosome 5, complete sequence DNA window includes the following coding sequences:
- the GAS4 gene encoding 1,3-beta-glucanosyltransferase (ancestral locus Anc_3.34) encodes MREIRQHLLSFLLLFLGCACVARGYVNPIEVEGKHFIDSVTKQPFYIKGVDYQPGGSSDVTSDKDPLSDPDTCVRDIVLFQELGINTIRIYSVNPDLDHDKCMSLLAAAGIYLILDVNSPLENQHLNRYEPWTTYNEIYLEHVFKVVEQFSHYNNTLGFFAGNEIINDEESAKRAPPYVKAVVRDMKDYIKAHSARPIPVGYSAADDLDYRVPLSSYLECCENVDEDISVDFYGVNSYQWCGTQTMESSGYDKLVEAYKNYTKPVFFSEFGCNKVLPRQFNEIEALYSKEMYAVFSGGLVYEFTQESNNYGLVELDSDGAVRLLKDFDMLKKHYDNTKLPTADDVTKAAAADSSVLGQKDALEKVPICEKSYKNLGISGKVADGLASDFIKNSVDIMKGHYVNLEENDFTTTYDIFDSNGNNWAGSKTIRQVNSIDATEPQTKPGGSSSASDGGSSSEASANGANGKKNAGSAPVSPVTAIAISAFLILINFF; translated from the coding sequence ATGCGAGAAATTAGACAGCACTTATTGTCCTTTTTGTTGCTGTTTTTGGGTTGCGCCTGTGTCGCGAGAGGATACGTGAACCCGATCGAGGTGGAAGGTAAGCATTTTATCGATTCTGTGACTAAGCAGCCATTTTACATCAAAGGTGTGGATTATCAGCCCGGCGGATCTTCTGATGTGACCAGTGATAAGGATCCGTTGTCTGACCCAGACACTTGTGTTCGTGATATTGTGCTGTTCCAAGAGCTCGGTATCAACACTATCCGGATATACTCAGTTAACCCGGATCTTGACCATGACAAGTGTATGTCCCTGCTGGCGGCGGCTGGCATTTACTTGATTTTAGATGTGAACTCTCCTCTGGAAAATCAGCACTTGAACAGGTACGAGCCTTGGACCACCTACAATGAGATCTATCTCGAGCATGTTTTCAAAGTTGTCGAACAGTTTTCGCATTATAACAATACGCTTGGATTCTTTGCCGGTAACGAAATCATCAATGATGAGGAATCGGCAAAGCGCGCACCTCCTTACGTGAAGGCCGTTGTCCGGGACATGAAAGATTATATCAAGGCTCACTCAGCCAGACCAATCCCAGTGGGTTACTCCGCGGCAGACGATCTCGATTATAGAGTGCCTCTGTCGTCTTATCTGGAATGCTGCGAGAACGTCGACGAGGATATTAGCGTCGACTTCTACGGAGTCAATTCGTACCAATGGTGTGGAACTCAGACTATGGAGTCTTCAGGCTACGATAAACTTGTTGAAGCATATAAAAATTACACGAAACCAGTCTTCTTTTCCGAATTCGGCTGTAATAAGGTTCTTCCACGGCAGTTCAACGAGATTGAAGCGCTCTATTCAAAGGAAATGTACGCTGTGTTCAGCGGAGGTCTTGTTTATGAATTCACCCAGGAATCTAATAACTACGGGTTGGTTGAGCTGGATTCAGATGGTGCTGTCCGCttgttgaaagattttgacatgttgaagaaacacTACGACAATACTAAACTTCCTACCGCTGATGATGTTAccaaagctgctgccgccGATTCCTCCGTACTCGGTCAGAAGGATGCGTTGGAGAAGGTACCTATATGTGAGAAGAGCTACAAGAATTTGGGCATAAGCGGGAAGGTCGCAGATGGATTGGCGAGTgacttcatcaaaaacAGCGTGGATATAATGAAAGGACATTACGTCAATTTAGAGGAGAACGATTTTACTACCACTTACGACATTTTTGACTCCAATGGAAACAATTGGGCAGGTTCTAAAACAATTAGACAAGTCAATAGTATAGACGCCACTGAGCCACAGACAAAACCTGGCGGGAGTAGCAGTGCTAGCGATGGAGGTAGCAGTAGTGAGGCCAGCGCTAATG